The sequence ACCACATCGGCGTCACGGCCGTGTGCCCGGGCATCGTGAAGACGAACATCACGAACACGACGACGTTCGTCGGAGTGTCCGAAGAGGAGCAGCGACGGCGGCAGAAGGAAAGTTCGAAGCTGTACGCCCGACGCGGTTTCGGCCCGGAAGGCGTCGCGAAGGACATCCTGCGCGCCGTGGAGAAGGACACCGCGATCGCACCGTCCACTCCGGAGGCCAAGGCGGCGCTGGTCCTTTCGCGACTGGCGCCCGGACTGCTGCGTGCGGCGGCGAAGCTGGACCTGACGCCGTGAGCCGGCCGCGGCGGATGTCGCCGCAGGCGCGCCGCGACGACCTGATCCGCGCCGCGCTGGACCTGTTCGGTTCACGGGCGCCGGAACTGGTCACCGTGGACGACATCGTCGCGCGCGCCGAGGTGTCGCGGCCGTTGTTCTACCGGTACTTCCCGAGCCTGCGCGAGCTTCAGGTGCAGGCCCTGCGCACGGTCACCGACGGCCTCATCGACGGCTTGGCCGGGCTCGAGGAAGGCCCGCCGGAAACCCGGCTCCGGGCGGCGGTCCGGGGCCTGATCGACGTCGCCGACCACTACCGGGCCGGGTACATCGCGTTGCTGCGCAGCGGTTCGGTGATCGCGACGTCGGAGACGGACGCGGCGATCGACGAGGTCCGCAACCGCGCGGTGGCCCTGATCCTGGACGCGCTGGCCGTCACCGATCCCTCGCCTCTGCTCTCCCTCACCCTGCGCTGCTGGACGGCGGTGGTCGAGGGAGCCCTTCTGTCCTGGCTCCAAGAGCGCACGGTCCCGCGCGAGCACCTGGACACGTGGCTGGTCGACCAGCTCACGGCAATGCTCGCCGCCACCGCCGCCCACGACCAAGCCGTCACTTTCACGTGAAAGTGACGTGGAGGGTGCCTCCGGGTCGCTTTCACGTGAAAGTGGCGCGTCGCGGTCAGTGCTTGGTGACCAGTTCCCAGCCCTCGACGTCCTCGGGGGTGCGGGGCGCCGGGCCGACGTACTTGGCCGACGGGCGCACCAGGCGTCCGGTGCGCTTCTGCTCGAGGATGTGCGCGGCCCAGCCGGCGGTGCGGGCCGAGCTGAACATCGCGGGCATCATGTGCGGCGGGACCTGGGCGAAGTCCAGGATCACGGCGGCCCAGAACTCGACGTTCGTCTCGATCGGGTGATCCGGGCGCCGCTCGCGCAGCTCCTTCAGCGCCGCCTGCTCCAGCGCGGCGGCCGCCTCGTAGCGGGTCGCGCCGAGCTCCTGGCAGGTGCGGCGCAGCACGCGCGCCCGCGGGTCCTCGGCGCGGTAGACGCGGTGGCCGAAGCCCATCAGGCGTTCCTTGCGGTCGAGGATGCCCTTGACCAGGCCCGCCGGGTCGCCGGTGCGCTCGACCTCTTCGATCATCGGCAGCACGCGGGCCGGGGCGCCGCCGTGCAGCGGGCCCGACATCGCGCCGATGGCGCCCGACATGGCCGCCGCGACGTCCGCGCCGGTGGAGGCGATGACGCGGGCGGTGAAGGTCGAGGCGTTGAGGCCGTGCTCGGCCGCCGACACCCAGTAGGCGTCCAGCGCCTTGACGTGCGCCGGGTCGGGCTCGCCGCGCCAGCGGATCAGGAACCGCTCGGTGATCGAGTGGGCCTCGTCGACGCGGGTCTGCGGGACGGCAGGCTGGCCGATGCCGCGCGCCGACTGCGCGACGTAGGAGAGGGCCATCACCGAGGCGCGGGCCAGCTGCTCGCGGGCCTCTTCGTCGGTGATGTCGAGCAGCGGGCGGTAGCCCCAGATCGGCGCGAGCATGGCGAGCGCGGCCTGGACGTCCACCCGGACGTCGCCGGTGTGCACCGGCAGCGGGAAGGGCTCGGCGGGCGGCAGGCCGTGCCCGAACCGGCCGTCCACGAGGAGGCCCCAGACGTCACCGAAGGTCACCTTGCCGGCGAGGTCCTCGATGTCGACGCCGCGGTAGCGCAGCGCACCGCCGTCCCGGTCGGGTTCGGCGATTTCGGTGTGGAAGGCGACGACGCCTTCCAGACCCGGTCGGAAGCCGTCGTCGGGTTGGCCGGACGGCTGTGGCTTGCTGATCGTGGAGGTAGTCACTGTTTCGCGGAACCTTTCGGTGCGCTTTTTTCCCCGTCTTGGTGGTGGTGCACGCGCGGACGGAAATGCGCACGGAACGCGCGCGCCATCGCACGGATGGATAGACCTTGCTCCCTCGATCGCCAGGGGGCAATCGAAAGAAGCGGTGGTTTCGGTCACGATTACGAGAACGATTCAGTCACCGAGGCCGTCCGACGGGAGAATTTTCACCACTCAGTGTGACGAAGCCCAGGTTAAAGGTATGTTTCCGAACCAGGCGCCGTCGTGGTCCGGGTGATAGACCTAGCGGATGCACCTCAGTCCGCAGGAGCGCGACAAGCTGCTCATCCACGTCGCGGCGGACGTCGCGCGGAAGCGGCTGGACCGCGGCGTCCGGCTGAACTACCCCGAGGCGGTCGCGCTGATCACCGACCACGTCCTCGAAGGGGCCCGCGACGGGTGCACGGTCAGTGAGCTCGTGGCCAGCGGCCGTACCGTGCTGTCTCGTGCGCAGGTGCTCGACGGCGTGCCCGAAATGGTGGACTCGGTGCAGGTCGAGGCCACGTTCCCGGACGGCACGAAGCTCGTCACCGTGCATGACCCGATCGTGTGAAGGCGGACGATGCACCCAGGTGAGATCATTCCCGGCGACGAGCCGGTCGAGCTGAACCCCGGCCGCCCGCGCGTGCGGCTGCTGGTCCGCAACCTCGGCGACCGGCCGGTCCAGGTCGGCTCGCACTACCACTTCGCCGCGGTGAACCCCGGCCTCGAATTCGACCGCGACGCCGCCCGCGGCCACCGGCTCGACGTCCCGGCCGGCACGTCGGTGCGGTTCGAACCCGGCGTCGAACGGGAAGTGGATCTCGTTCCCCTCGCCGGCGCCCGCCGCGTTCCGGGCTTGCGGACCGAATTTTCCGGGGAGTTCTGAAATGCCGCAGATCGACCGCGAGCGCTACGCCGAGCTGTTCGGCCCGACCACCGGCGACCGGATCCGGCTCGCCGACACCGACCTGCTGATCGAGGTCACCGAAGACCGTTCGATGGGGCCCGGCGGCTCCGGCGACGAGGTGCTCTTCGGCGGCGGCAAGGTCATCCGCGAGTCGATGGGCCAGGGCACGGCGACCCGCGCCGAGGGCACCCCCGACCTGGTCATCACCGGCGCGGTGATCCTCGACCACTGGGGTGTCGTCAAGGCCGACGTCGGGGTGCGCGACGGCCGGATCGTCGGCATCGGCAAAGCGGGCAACCCGGACACGATGGACGGCGTCGACCCGGCCCTGGTCATCGGACCGTCGACGGAGGTGCTGTCCGGCAACGGCAAGATCCTCACCGCGGGCGGCATCGACTGCCACGTCCACTTCATCTGCCCGCAGCTCGTCGACACGGCGCTGGCGGCCGGGCTGACCACCCTGGTCGGCGGCGGCACCGGTCCCAACGAGGGCACGAAGGCCACCACCGTCACGCCCGGCGCGTGGAACCTCGGCCGGATGCTGTCCGCCATGGACGGTTACCCGGTCAACGTCCTGTTGCTGGGCAAGGGGAACACCGTCCGGCACGACGCCCTGCGCGAGCAGCTCGCGGCCGGCGCGGGTGGCTTCAAGCTGCACGAGGACTGGGGCACCACGCCCGCCGCCATCGACGCCTGCCTGACCGTGGCCGACGAAGCCGGCGTGCAGGTCGCGATCCACACCGACACGCTGAACGAGGCCGGGTTCCTGGAGTCCACTGTGGACGCCATCGGCGGCCGCTCGATCAACGCGTACCACACCGAAGGCGCCGGCGGCGGGCACGCGCCGGACATCATCCAGGTCGTCTCGCTGCCGAACGTGCTGCCGTCGTCGACCAACCCGACCCGGCCGCACACGGCCAACACCCTCGACGAGCACCTCGACATGCTGGTCGTCTGCCACCACCTCAACCCCTCGGTGCCCGAGGACCTCGCCTTCGCCGAAAGCCGCATCCGGCCGACCACGATCGCCGCCGAAGACGTGCTGCACGACATGGGCGCGATTTCGATGATGAGCTCGGATTCGCAGGCGATGGGCCGGATCGGCGAGGTGATCATCCGGACCTGGCAGACCGCGCACGTGATGAAACGCCGTCGCGGCGCGCTGCCCGGCGACGGCGCGGCCGACAACCTGCGCGCGCGGCGTTACGTCGCCAAGTACACGATCAACCCGGCCATCGCGCACGGCATGGAGACCGAGATCGGCTCGGTCGAGGTCGGCAAGCTCGCCGACCTCGTGCTGTGGGAGCCGAAGTTCTTCGGCGTCCGCCCGCACGTGGTGCTGAAGGGCGGCTTCCCGGCGTGGGCGGCGATGGGCGACGCGAACGCGTCCATCCCGACGCCGCAGCCGGTCATGGCCCGCCCGATGTTCGGGGCGAACATCGGGGCGGCGCTGAGCCTGCACTTCGTCGCGCCGTCCGCTTTGGACAGCGGGCTGCGCGAGACGTTCGGCATCACGCGGCCGCTGGTCGCCGTGTCGAACATGCGCGCGCGGACCAAGGCGGACATGGTGCTCAACGACGCCACGCCGGACGTCCGCGTCGAGCCGGACAGCTTCGCCGTGCACGTCGACGGCGAGCTGATCGAACCGCAGCCGGTGACGGAACTGCCGATGGCGCAAAGGTACTTCCTGTTCTGATGGACCTTTCGGCACTGATCCTCGCGGACTCCCGCTTCCCCGGCGGCGGGCACGTCCACAGTGGCGGGCTGGAGGAAGTCGTCTCCCGGCGGCTGGTGACTTCGGTGCGCGACCTGCCGGGATTCCTTTCCGGACGGTTGCGGACGGCGGGGTTCCTGGCGGCCGTTTTCGCCGCCGCGTCGGCACATGCCGCCGCGCGAACCGTCTCCAGTGGACATTGGGCGCTCCTGGACGCCGAGCTGGACGCGCGGACGCCGTCGCTCGCGCAACGGGAGGCGTCGCGGGCACAGGGGCGGGGGACCGCGCGGGCCGGGCGGATCGCCTGGCCGTCTCCCGTACTGGACGCGCTGCTGGCCGAGACCCCGCGGCCGCACCACCCGGTGGTGCTCGGCGCGCTGGTCGGCGTCGCGGGCGGTTCGCCATACGACGCGGCGATGGCGGTCGCGTACCTGGCGGTGAGCGGGCCGGCGAGCGCGGTGGTGCGGCTGCTGGGGCTGGATCCCTTCGCGGTCAACGCTGTCGTCGCGCGCTTGGATCTCGATTCCGTCTGTTCGGAAGCGGCGGCCGTGGCGGGGGACGCCCCGGCGTCGCTGCCTTCGCCGGGGTCGCCCGCGTTGGATCTGTTCGCCGAGGCGCACGCCCGGCACCACCAGGAAGAGGTGCGTCTCTTTGCCAGCTGAAGGCCACGGCCACGGTCACTTCCACGAGGTCAACTTCGACCCGACGGCCGCCGAACCCGACCACTACGACGCCGCGCCCACCGCGGGCCGCGCGTACCGGATCGGCATCGGCGGCCCGGTCGGCTCCGGCAAGACGGCGCTGACCGCGGCGCTGTGCCGCGCGCTCGGCGACGAGATCAACCTCGCCGTGGTGACGAACGACATCTACACGACCGAGGACGCGGACTTCCTGCGTCGCGCGGGCGTGCTGGACCCGGCTCGGATCGAGGCGGTGCAGACGGGCGCGTGCCCGCACACGGCGATCCGCGACGACATCACCGCGAACCTCGACGCGGTCGAGCGCCTGGAGGAGAAGTTCCCTGACCTGGACCTGGTGATCATCGAAAGCGGCGGCGACAACCTGACGGCGGTGTTCAGCCGCGGGCTGGCCGACAGCCAGATCTTCGTGGTGGACGTGGCGGGTGGCGACAAGGTGCCGCGCAAGGGCGGCCCCGGCGTCACGACGGCGGACCTGCTGGTGATCAACAAGATCGACATCGCGCACCTGGTGAACGCGGACATGGCGGTGATGACGTCGGACGCGCACCGGATGCGGGGCGAGCTGCCGGTCATCACGCAGTCCCTTGTGGACACCCCCGACGCGCCCGACGTCGCGGCCTGGGTCCGTTCCCTGCTGTGAAGGCCCACGCCCGGTTGACGGCGTGCTTCGACGGCTCGCGGACGGTGCTGCGCGAGCTGCGTTCGATGGCGCCGTTGACGTTGTTCCCCCGCCGGGGCCGCGGCTCGACGGCCGTGGTCCACCTGGTCAATTCGGCGACGGCCCCGCTGGGCGGGGACGACCTGCTGCTGACCGTCCGCGTGGGGCCGGGCGCGTCCCTCCGGTTGTCCGGCGTGGCGGCGACACTTGCGTTGCCGGGTCTCCACGGTGAGTCGTCACTGTCCACTGTGGAGGTGATCGTGGAGCCGGGTGGCTCGCTGGAGTACTTGCCGGAACCGACGGTGATCACCTCCCGCGCCCGGCATTCCGCGGTCTTCCGCGGGGAGCTGGCCGCGGACGCGTACCTGCACACGCGGGAGGTGCTGGTGCTCGGCCGGGCGGGCGAGGCGCCGGGGTCCTTGACGACCACGCAGTCGGTCACCCGGGGCGGGGTTCCTGTGCTGCGCCAGACACTTTCGGTCGGCTCGGCGCTGGACCGGAGCCTGGCGGTGCTGGCGGGCCGCCGGGTGCTGGCGACGGACCTGGTGGTCGGCGGCCCGGAGCTGCCGGCGGCGTCGGGCGAGTGGTGGTCCCGCACCCCGCTCGCCGCCGGCGGCACCCTGACGACCTCCCTGGCCCCCGACGCGGTGACGGCTTTGAAGGTGTTTCACTGAGGCTGGCCGCAAGCCCACTTCCAGGTGGCGTCGCCGTACGCCTTGGCCGCCGCGTCGGGATCTTTGCCCGGGGCGGGCATCGCCGTTTCGCCGACGAGGGAGGGATCGAGAGCTTGCCTCGCCAGCCCGGCGATCGCCAGGGCCGAGCCGGTGGCGCAGAAGTTCTTGGCCGACTCGAACATCTCGTCGTAGGTGTGCGGCGAATTCGGTACGAAACCGGCGGTCTTCATCGCGAACGTCCACTCCGCTTTGGGGTCCGGCGGTGCGTCGCTGCCGCAGCCGGAGACGACCGCGATCGAGAGCGCGGCGAGAGCGGGCAGGGCGGTGCGGCGCATGGGTTCCCCTCCGTCGGTGATCAACACAGTGGTGTCGCCACCGTGCCGACATCCGTTACGGTTCACGCGCCGTTCGCCGGGGCAGGCCCCCTGCGCCGTCCCCGGCGAACGGAATCCTCAGAACTTCGTGCCCAGCCAGGTCATCGCCGCCGGGCCGCCGATGGACACGCCGGCGATGTGTTCCAGCAGCGGGAACTCCTGCCAGGTGACAGCGGCACCAGCCGCCTTCCAGCGGTCTCGCAACGCCGTTCCGACGCTGAACGGGATCAGCTCGTCCAAGGTGCCGTGGTAGAGGTACACCGGAACCTTCGGGGCCGTCGTGCCCAGGTAGTTCGACGCCAGCCGGGCCTGCCAGCGCGGGTCGTGGATCGGGTCCGGCACCGTCACGAAGTCCTGCAAATGCGCGAACGGCGCCGCCGCGCCCAGTTCGATCGTGCACGCCTGCGACACCCGCGCCACCGCCTCGCGGCCGCGGTCGTTGAGGATCGACTCGAACGGCACGTCCGGGTAGGCCGCCGCGAAACCCGTGGCCGCGCCCAGGACCAGGCCGAAGGCCGCGCCGCCGTCGTTGGCGCGGAACACCTCGTTCAGGTCCGCCGGGACACCGCCCGCCGCGACACCGACGACGTTCAGCGAAGGCGCGTACGTCGCCTGCAGCTCCGCCGCCCACGCCGCCGCCTGGCCGCCCTGCGAGTAGCCGAACACGCCCACCGGGCCGGCCGCCGACAGCCCGGCGCCGGGCACCCGGGCGGCCGCCCGGGCCGCGTCCAGCACCGCGTGGCCCTCGGACCGGCCGACCGCGTACGTGTGCGTCCCCGGTGTGCCGAGGCCTTCGTAGTCCGTGACGACGACCGCCCAGCCCTGGGACAACGCCTGGGCCAGCAGCGCGCTTTCGTTCTCGGCGCCCCGGGCCAGCAACGCCGAAGGCGCGCACTGGTCACCGAGGCCGTGCGTGCCCACCGCGTACGTGACCAGTGGGCGCGGGCCGCCGCGCAGCCACGGCGTCGGCGGGACCAGGAGCGTGCCGGACACCGCGTCCGGCTCGCCAGTCGCCGACGTCGAGCGGTAGAGCAGGTGCCACGCCTTGACCGGGGCCGGGAAGGGGCCGACGAACACCGTCGTCGGCTGGGCGGAGAGCAGCGCGCCCGGATCGGCCTGCGCGGCCGGCGCGGCGGCCACGAAGAGGAGGGTGACGGCGACCAGTAACCGACGAAGCATCGTTGCCTCCGGCTGTGTGGTAATCGAAGTTTTCACAAACTAGCCAGCCCGGTAGGATCTGGCAATCCCTCAGAAGGAGGAGACAACCGGTGGCTCGCACGTACGGCGGCGTCGCACCCGAGCAACGCCGCGCCGACCGGCGGGAGCGGCTGCTCACGGCCGGTCTCGAGCTGTTCACCTCCACCGGCTTCCGGCACACCAAGATCACCGACGTGTGCGGCCGCGCCGGCGTTTCGACGCGGAACTTCTACGAGGAGTTCACCGGCAAGGAAGACGTGCTCCGCATCCTGCACGACCGGATCAACACGCTCGCGCTCGAACACGTCACCGTCGCGCTCGACGAAGTCGCCGACGCCGACGCCATGACCCGCATCGCGACGCTGCTCGACGTCTTCATCGACACGGTCACCGTCGACCCCCGGCTGCCGCGGCTCAACTACGTCGAAGCGGTCGGCGTCAGCGCGGAGCTGGAGGAGCAGCACCAGGTCTGGGTCGACCGCTGGGCGGCCTTCATCGAGACGGAAGCGCGGCGCGCGGCCGAACGCGGCGCCGCGCCCGACCGCGACTACCGGCTGACGGCGATCGCGCTGGTCGGCGCGGCCACCGGCCTGCTGCGCGAGTGGCAGGCGCACGAGCCGCCGCTGCCGGTCGAAGACGTCGGCGCCGAGCTGCGGGCGCTGATGCTGGCGGCCATCATGCGGCCGGAAAAGATCTCGGAAATCCCGGGCAACCCCGGCGCGGCTTCGGACGTGAAGGAGTCGAGCCGGGAGGGGGACTAGGGGGGACCCCGGCCAACGCGGAGGCCCGTCACCTGCAGCGGACGCAGGTGACGGGCCTTCGCGGACTCTACGGGGTCCGGACCGTCGGCAGGCCGAGCGAAACGGGGCCGGCCGACTGGCACATGTCGTGGCAGGTGCTGTCGAGCGTGCAGCACAGCGAGCAGATCGGGCCGTCCTGCTTCGCGCAGTCCGCGACGTCCGGCACCTCGTACGGGTCGCCGCAGGCCGCGCAGGTGTGCGTCGCGAGCAGGTCGGCCTCCACCGTCATGACGGTGTTCTCCCGCGCCAGGTAGTACTTCCCCTTCGTCGCGACGGCGAGCGCCGGCACCAGCACGACCGCGATGACCAGCGCGAGCAGCGGGCTGAACGCGGCCAGGAACGGCCCGAACGCGCCGAAGTACGCCACGATCGACACCGCCGACGCGACCAGCATGGCGCCGAACCCGACCGGGTTGATCTTGTGCAGGTAGGCCCGCTTGAACTCGATGTAGCGCGGCGACAGCCCGAGCGGCTTCGCGATCACCAGGTCCGCGCACACCGCGCCGATCCACGCGATCGCGACGTTCGAGTAGAAGCCCAGGATCTTGTTCAGGAAGCCGAACGCGCCGAACTCCATCAGCGCGAGCGCGATCCCGCAGTTGACCAGCACGTACCAGACGCGGCCGGGGTGCTTGTGCAGCACGCGGGAGAAGAAGTTCGCGAACGACAGCGAGCCCGAGTACGCGTTCGTCGTGTTGATCTTGATCTGCGAGACGACGACGAACAGCGCGGCGAACGTCAGCGCCACCGGCCCGAGCGCGGGCTTCACCGCTTCCAGGTACGGCGCGATCGGCTCGAGCGCGTGCGTCTTCCCGACGACGCCGAGCGCGAGGAACGCCAGCAGCGCGCCGCCGATCTGCTTCGCGGCGCCGAGGATCACCCAGCCGGGGCCGGCGGCGAGCACCGCCGCCCACCACGACCGCTTGTTCTCGGCGGTCTTTTCGGGCATGAACCGCAGGTAGTCGGCCTGTTCGCCGATCTGCCCGATCAGCGACAGCGCGACACCCATGCCGAGGCCGAACCCGATCGCGGAGAACCCCGAGCCGGCGCCGTCGGTGCCCGCGAAGTGCGCGAACTCGGCGAACTTGCCCGGCTCTCGGACCAGCACGACGACGAACGGCAGCACGAGCCCGGCGATCCACAGCGGCTGCGTCCAGGTCTGCATCTTCGCGACCGCGCCCATGCCGTAGAGCGCGAACGGCAGCACGATCAGCGTGGCGAGCAGGTAGCCGACCGGCAGGGGGATGCCGAGGGCGAGCTCGAAGGCCTGGCCCATGATCGAGCCTTCGAGCGAGAAGAAGATGACGGTGAAGCTCGCGTAGACGAGCGACGTCAGCGTCGACCCGAAGTAGCCGAAGCCGGCTCCGCGGGTCAGCAGGTCCATGTCCACTCCGGACTTCGCGCAGGCGGCCGCGATGGGCACGCCGGTCACGAAGATGACGACGGCGGCGGCGAGGATCGCGAGGACCCCGGACGTGAAGCCGTAGGAAAGGACGATGCTGGCGCCGATCGCGAAATCGGCGAGGTAGGCGATACCGCCCAGCGCCGTCGTCGCGACCACGAACGGTGACCATTTCCGGAACGAATGAGCGGCGAAGCGCAGTGAGTAGTCCTCGCGGTTTTCGTTGGCCGCGAGCGGGGCGTAGCGGCGTTTCGGCGGGGCGCTTTCTTCGGCGCTGGACAGGGTCTCGGTCATGCCTGCCTCCGGGGTGGTGGGGAACGGGCCGAAGGTAGGTGCGTCCTGTATCGATCCTGGTCCGGCGGGTAACGCGGGGGTTACGGCTTGTTGTCCAGCGGTTACGGGCTGCTGGCGGCGGCGTCGTGTCGGGTGTCACCGTTCAGTGGGTTCCGCTGCAGCTCGCGAGGCCTTAACGTGCCTAGAGCCGAAGTCGACTGATGCCCCGACCGGGCGTGGAGGTTTGGCCATGATGCCGGGAATCGAGGACCAGGTGGAAGACGCCGTAGTACGGCTTCCGGGAATGCGGGTGGCCTATGACGGCGCCGCGTTCGACGAATCCGCGCTCGCCGCCACCTGGACCGACCAATTGCAGGGCTGGCTGAACCAGGCCGTCGCCGCCGGCATAGCCGAACCGAACGCGATGGTCTTGGCGACGGCGGACGCCGAGGGCCGCCCTTCGTCGCGCACCGTGTTGTGCAAGGGCCTCGACGAGCGCGGCGTCGTGTTCTACACGAACTACACGTCGACCAAGAGCCACGACCTGACCGCGACCCGGTACGCGTCGGTGACGTTCCCCTGGTACCCGCTGCAGCGCCAAGTCCACGTCCGCGGCGAGGTGGAGAAGGTCGGCACCAAGGAGACGGCGGAGTACTGGGCGAAGCGCCCGCGCGGTTCGCAGCTGGGGGCGTGGGCGTCCCCGCAGTCCCGTGTGGTCGACGGGCGGCGTGCGCTGGACAACGCGTTGAGCGGGATCGAGCGCCGGTTCGCGGACGTGGAGCACATCCCGGCGCCGCCGCACTGGGGCGGGTGGCGGATCCGGCCGGATCTCGTGGAGTTCTGGCAGGGGCGGGAGGACCGGATGCACGACCGGTTGCGGTACGTGCGGACGGATGACGGGTGGCACGTGGAGCGGGTCGCCCCCTGATCTCAAGCGCCCCAATGTGGCGTTCGGTGCGTCCAACGCACCGAACGCCACATTGGGTGCGTTGGACGCAACCAACGCCACATTGGGGCGCTTCGGCGGGGGCACCCGATCGCGGGCGAGGTAAATCACCTGCGGGAAGATAGTTAGCCGAGCTAAGCTCGCTTTTCGTGACTGGTGAACCGGGGACCATGCCGCCCCGCTCGGGCGTGCGCAAGGTCCTCGGACGCATCATCGTCGACACCCGGCCGCTGAAGATCCCGGCTTTCCGGCGGCTCTGGCTGTCCACTGTGGTCACCGCCGTCGGTACGCAGCTGACCGCCGTCGCGGTGCCGAAGCAGGTTTTCGACCTCACCGGGTCCTCCGCCTACGTCGGGCTCACCGGGCTCGTCGCGCTCGTGCCGCTGCTGGTCTTCGGGCTCTGGGGCGGGGCCGTCGCCGATGCCGTCGATCGGCGGAAACTCCTTTTCGTCACCAACGTCGGGGTCGCGATCACCTCCGCGCTGCTGTGGCTGCAGGCGTTCGCGAACTTCGGCTCCGTCTGGCTGGTGCTCGGTCTCCTCGCCGTCAACCAGGCGTTCTTCGCGATCAACATGCCGACGCGCGGCGCGGTCGTCGCCCGGCTCGTGCCCGCCGAACTGCTGCCGTCCGCGAACGCGCTCAACACCACCATGTCCACCTTCGGCGCGGTCTTCGGTCCGTTGCTCGCGGGTGCGCTGATCCCGGTCCTCGGGCTCTCGACGCTCTACTTGATCGACGTCGTCGCCCTCGCGATCACGCTCATCGCCGTCTGGCGGCTGCCGTCGATCCCGCCGCTCAACGGGCCGTCGCGGCGCGCCGGGCTCGGGGACGTCATCGACGGCTTCAGGTACCTCGCCGGGCAGAAGATCCTGCTGGCCTCCTTCGTCGCCGACATCATCGCGATGGTCTTCGGGATGCCGCGGGCGCTGATCCCGGAGATGGCCGAGCGCACGTTCGGCGATCCGCCCGGCGGCGGGCCCGCGCTCGGCTGGCTCTACGCCGCGCTGCCCCTCGGCGCGATGCTGATCGGCCTGTTCAGCGGCTGGCTGACGCGCATCCACCGCCAAGGCGTCGCGGTGGTCGTCTCGATCTGCGCGTGGGGCGCGGCGGTCGCCGGGTTCGGGCTCGCGCACTCGCTGTGGCTCGCCGTCGTCTTCATGGCGCTGGCCGGCGCCGCGGACATGGTCAGCGCCGTCTACCGGATGGCGATCCTGCAGGTCGCGACCACCGACGAGATGCGCGGCCGGCTCCAGGGCGTCTTCACCGTCGTGGTGGCGGGCGGCCCGCGGATCGCCGACCTCACCCACGGCTGGGGTGCCGCCGCGTTCGGCACGACGGCGGCCGCGACCGGTGGTGGCCTGCTGGTCATCGTGCTGGTCTGCGCCGCGATGTTCGTGCTCCCCGCCTTCTGGCGATACCGGGCACCGACCGCGTAGGCCGTTCAGAGTACGGTGCGGTCATGCGTACCTTCGCCGTCGTTTTGGTCGCTTTTGCCGCTTTGACCGCCTGCTCCTCGGGGGACAAACCCACCACGGCGCCGTCGTCGTCCGCGGCCCCGAAGCCGGCGCCGAGTTCGAACGCCGCCGCCGCGTCGCTGGACCCGTGCAAGCTGCTGCCCGCCGCGGCCGTGTCGAAGGCGCTGTTCCTCGACAACCTCACGGCGGTCCCGGGGCCGGTGCAGGACAACGCCGCCAACGGCGGCAAGGCCCGCAGCTGCGAGTACCAGCTGAACGGCAAGGCCGCGGGCGCGCTCGCGGTGACCCGCTA is a genomic window of Amycolatopsis lexingtonensis containing:
- a CDS encoding lipase family protein, translated to MLRRLLVAVTLLFVAAAPAAQADPGALLSAQPTTVFVGPFPAPVKAWHLLYRSTSATGEPDAVSGTLLVPPTPWLRGGPRPLVTYAVGTHGLGDQCAPSALLARGAENESALLAQALSQGWAVVVTDYEGLGTPGTHTYAVGRSEGHAVLDAARAAARVPGAGLSAAGPVGVFGYSQGGQAAAWAAELQATYAPSLNVVGVAAGGVPADLNEVFRANDGGAAFGLVLGAATGFAAAYPDVPFESILNDRGREAVARVSQACTIELGAAAPFAHLQDFVTVPDPIHDPRWQARLASNYLGTTAPKVPVYLYHGTLDELIPFSVGTALRDRWKAAGAAVTWQEFPLLEHIAGVSIGGPAAMTWLGTKF
- a CDS encoding TetR/AcrR family transcriptional regulator, which produces MARTYGGVAPEQRRADRRERLLTAGLELFTSTGFRHTKITDVCGRAGVSTRNFYEEFTGKEDVLRILHDRINTLALEHVTVALDEVADADAMTRIATLLDVFIDTVTVDPRLPRLNYVEAVGVSAELEEQHQVWVDRWAAFIETEARRAAERGAAPDRDYRLTAIALVGAATGLLREWQAHEPPLPVEDVGAELRALMLAAIMRPEKISEIPGNPGAASDVKESSREGD
- a CDS encoding purine-cytosine permease family protein, which gives rise to MTETLSSAEESAPPKRRYAPLAANENREDYSLRFAAHSFRKWSPFVVATTALGGIAYLADFAIGASIVLSYGFTSGVLAILAAAVVIFVTGVPIAAACAKSGVDMDLLTRGAGFGYFGSTLTSLVYASFTVIFFSLEGSIMGQAFELALGIPLPVGYLLATLIVLPFALYGMGAVAKMQTWTQPLWIAGLVLPFVVVLVREPGKFAEFAHFAGTDGAGSGFSAIGFGLGMGVALSLIGQIGEQADYLRFMPEKTAENKRSWWAAVLAAGPGWVILGAAKQIGGALLAFLALGVVGKTHALEPIAPYLEAVKPALGPVALTFAALFVVVSQIKINTTNAYSGSLSFANFFSRVLHKHPGRVWYVLVNCGIALALMEFGAFGFLNKILGFYSNVAIAWIGAVCADLVIAKPLGLSPRYIEFKRAYLHKINPVGFGAMLVASAVSIVAYFGAFGPFLAAFSPLLALVIAVVLVPALAVATKGKYYLARENTVMTVEADLLATHTCAACGDPYEVPDVADCAKQDGPICSLCCTLDSTCHDMCQSAGPVSLGLPTVRTP
- the pdxH gene encoding pyridoxamine 5'-phosphate oxidase: MMPGIEDQVEDAVVRLPGMRVAYDGAAFDESALAATWTDQLQGWLNQAVAAGIAEPNAMVLATADAEGRPSSRTVLCKGLDERGVVFYTNYTSTKSHDLTATRYASVTFPWYPLQRQVHVRGEVEKVGTKETAEYWAKRPRGSQLGAWASPQSRVVDGRRALDNALSGIERRFADVEHIPAPPHWGGWRIRPDLVEFWQGREDRMHDRLRYVRTDDGWHVERVAP
- a CDS encoding MFS transporter — encoded protein: MPPRSGVRKVLGRIIVDTRPLKIPAFRRLWLSTVVTAVGTQLTAVAVPKQVFDLTGSSAYVGLTGLVALVPLLVFGLWGGAVADAVDRRKLLFVTNVGVAITSALLWLQAFANFGSVWLVLGLLAVNQAFFAINMPTRGAVVARLVPAELLPSANALNTTMSTFGAVFGPLLAGALIPVLGLSTLYLIDVVALAITLIAVWRLPSIPPLNGPSRRAGLGDVIDGFRYLAGQKILLASFVADIIAMVFGMPRALIPEMAERTFGDPPGGGPALGWLYAALPLGAMLIGLFSGWLTRIHRQGVAVVVSICAWGAAVAGFGLAHSLWLAVVFMALAGAADMVSAVYRMAILQVATTDEMRGRLQGVFTVVVAGGPRIADLTHGWGAAAFGTTAAATGGGLLVIVLVCAAMFVLPAFWRYRAPTA
- a CDS encoding DUF3558 family protein, producing MRTFAVVLVAFAALTACSSGDKPTTAPSSSAAPKPAPSSNAAAASLDPCKLLPAAAVSKALFLDNLTAVPGPVQDNAANGGKARSCEYQLNGKAAGALAVTRYEGKQGKPAEMVASIKKAKPAAKDVAGFPDGAVYYVDEQKTATLATAELVAGTPVLVNYTGPAKMTPEQMAPLVKQAVDAS